AGCTCGCCTGCGGACGGATCCCGGCCGCGCGCGCGCGGCGCTCGGCGGCAAGCTGGAACGGCAGCTTTTCCTTCGCGTCGATACGCAGCACCGCGTTCGACAAGTCGGCCGCGATCGGCACGCCCAGCCATTTGCCAAGGCTGTCCAAATCGACGCACCAGCCCGCGGGCGTGTCGCGGATCGTCGTCGCGGCGAGCTCCATGCTGACGCTGCCGACCCGCACCTCGCCCGTTTCGCGGTCGATGGTCAGGCTGCGCCGCTCGTCGAACACCCAGCCGGTTGCGCGGCGCAACTTCTTGTCGACGCGCACCGCGAGGTCGAGCGCGAGCACCATGTCGGCGAGGTCGACGCACACCCCCTGCGGCGTCTGGTAGCCGCGCACCCCGTCGCCGAGCCGGTACTGGCCCGAACGAAGGTCGAACAGCCAGCTATCGTCCTCGTTCGGCGCCCAGCCGTCAGCCCCGACCGCAACCGGCGCCTTGTCAAAGGCATGCGCGCCGGAAGGGACGAGCCCGACCAGCGCCAGCCCGGCGGCGAGCGCCGGAAAATATCGGGACAGGGCGGCGCGGATCATGGCTGCGCCCGCAGTTCGGCCTTGCCCGGCCTATTTCACCACCCTGTCGGCCTGATCGATCATTCCCCCGCCGATCTCACGATCCTCGCTGTAGCGGATATGCACCGGGCCCTTGAGCTTCGCCGCGAGTTCGGGGGGGACGCGCAGCGACACCTTGCGCGCGCGGACCTCGGGATAGACCGCGATGCCGCGCGCGAGGAGCAGCGGCTCGGGCAACCCCGGCCGCGTTACCTCGATATCGCCATAGACCGAGCGGCTGCCCGTGCGCGTCAGGTCGAAATTAAATGCCGGGCCGTCGCCGCCTTCGCTGACCCACGCGTCGCCGATCACCGCCTCGGCGCCAAGGTCGCCGACGCGAACGATCACCGGGATGGTGATGCCATAGATCGGGGTCAGCGCGATCGAGACGCCCTCGCCCGACGGCTTTGCCGCATCCGGCACCACCGCCGGCGCCGCATCGGGCACGGCGCGGAAGAGCATGTGCGCGCGATATTCGCCCGCCGGCGTGCCCTCGGGCACTCGCACCCCGACGCGGATCACCTGCGGCTGGTTGGGCAGCAGCGAAACGCGCCGCGGGCTGAAGGCGATCATCGCCAGCGCCGCCTTTTCGGCATCGGTTGCATCCTCCTCGGCAATCTCGTCGAGCCCGCCCGCCGCGGTCATCCGCTTGATCTCAAGGCTGATGCGATAGGTCGCGGCCTCGGCACCGATATTGTTGAGCACGACCTCGGTCCCGAGCGACCCGTCGAGGACGAGGCGCGTCGGCGCGACGAGAAGATCACCCGAAGCTGCAGCAGGAGAAGAAAACGCGGCGCTGCACGCAGCCGCGAAAGACAGGCCGAAGCCCTTCAGAAAGCGCATCATTCACGATCCCCACAATCGTTGTCCGGCGCAGTCCCCACCGCACCGTTGGTCCGCCTCCTGCCTGCAGCAACATGGTTGATATTTTGCTAACCACGCGCCCCGTATCCGCGCCGCACGCACGAAAAGGGCCGCCGGACCCGCGTCCGGCGACCCTTTGTCATCCGGCGAAGCGCGCTTCGCCGTCCCCCCAAAAGTAATAGCTTACTGGTAGTTGGCGGTGACGTTGAACGTCCCCGAATAGTCGCCCGACGCCTGATTGGCACCGACGCTCAGCGTGCCGCCGACCTGGAAGCTGCCGCCGGTCGCGCCGAGCGTCACGCTCGTCGCCGAATAGCTGAGCGTCGAGCTCATCGTGCCGCCGAGCGAGCCGTTGAGCGTCACCGACGAATCGCCGCCGACAAGCACCACCGCACCATTGGTACCGGCGATGTTGAAATTGGCCGCCGTCGTCGTGCCGGTGCAGGTCAGACCCGCGCCGCAGGTCGCCGCGCCGGCGGTCGACACCGCAACAGTCGAAGCGGTCGCGCCGCTGATGATCGTCGCAAACTGCAAGTCGCTGGTGTTGGTGAGCGTGATCTGGCGCAGGATCTTGGCCTTCGCCGTACCCGTGGCCGTCGCCGCCTGCGCCGCCGAGGCGTTCATGGCGAGAGCAGCAATCGCGGCACCCAGAAGGGCGCGCTTCATTCCAAAGTTGCGCATATGATTTGGTCCCTTGAACTCGATAAACCCACAATCGAATGGAAATCCCACCCCATTCACGGGCCTCTCTAACGGCGACCGGTTCAGCTTTTGCCAGCAAGCATGGTTAACAGCGCGATAAGGATTGGCGCACAATTTCGACAATAAGGCAAGTAATTCAATATCTTATGCCATATTTAGCCACGATATACCGCGAGCGCGCCTGGCGCTGACGGCCCACGCTGGCACAAATCGGACCGCCGGCAGACGTTCGCGCAAGCGTCAGATCGATTCGCCCGAAAGCCGCTGGCAGATCATGTCCAGCTGGTCGAGCGAAGCGAATTTCAGCGTCAGCGCGCCCTTGCCGTCGCCGGCATATTGAATCGCGACGCCGATGCCGAGCAGCTCGGACAGATGGCGTTCGACCGCGACGATGTCGGGGTCGCGCCCGCCGGCGCCGTCGATGCTCTTATATTCGAGCGGCGCTTTGCGGCCGCCGCCCTTCTCCGCCCGGACCAGCGCCTCGACCGCGCGCACCGACAGGCCGTCCTTGACGACCTTGCGTGCAATCTCCTCGGCCGCTGTGGCGCCGATCAGCGCGCGTGCATGGCCCATCGCCAGCGACCCGTCGCCGACAAGATCCTGCACGCCCTTCGGCAGATCGAGCAGGCGCATCAGGTTCGCGACATGGCTGCGCGACTTGCCGACCAGCTTGGCCAGCGCTTCCTGGCTGTGCCCGAAATCCTCGATCAGGCGGCGATAGGCGGTCGCCTCTTCGATCGCGTTGAGGTCCTGCCGCTGGATATTCTCGACCAGCGCGATCTCATAGGTCGCAGCGTCGTCGAGCTCGCGCACGAGCGCGGGAATCTGGTGCAGTCCGGCGCGCTGCGCCGCGCGCCAGCGCCGTTCGCCGGCGACGAGCTGATATCCCTGACCATCCGGCGCGGCGCGCACGATGATCGGTTGCAACAAGCCGCGCGCGCCGATCGAATCGGCGAGTTCGGCGATCGCCGCCTCGTCGAAATGGCGTCGCGGCTGGCCGGGCAGCGGGCGAATCGATCCGACCGCGATATGCTGGACTGCGTCGCCAGCAGCGGGTGCCGGTTTGGCGGCACCCGGGCTCGCCAGCACCGGCGCCTCGACCGCCGCGTCGCCGAACAGTGCGTTGAGCCCGCGCCCCAGCCCCGAGGGCCGCTTGCGCACCGGCGCCGCACCCCTTTCAATTTCGTCATTATTATCAGTCATTTACGCCGCCTTGCGAATATTCGGCAGGCGGTCGATCAATTCGCGCGCCAGCGCAATATACGCCGCCGATCCAGTGCAACGATGATCGTAGATCAGCGCCGGCAAGCCATGGCTCGGGGCTTCGGACAGGCGGACATTGCGCGGAATCACCGTTTCGAACACGACGGGGCCCAACACCTCGCGAACATCGTCGGACACTTGGTCGGTCAGCCGGTTGCGCCGGTCGAACATGGTGAGCGCGACGCCGAGGATCGATAATTTCTGGTTGAAACGGACGTGGACGCGTTCGACGGTTGTCAGCAGCTGGCTCAATCCCTCGAGCGCGAAAAATTCGCATTGCAACGGCACGATCAACGATTCGGCGGCGATCAGCGCATTGAGCGTCAGCATACCGAGCGACGGCGGGCAGTCGATCAGGCAAATGTCCCATTGCCCCGCCTCGGCGCCCGACAATGCCTGCTGCAGCCGGTGCAGGCGATCGCCATATTCGATCAGCTCGATCTCGGCGCCCGACAGATCGACCGTCGCCGGGACGATATAGAGCCGCGGCACCGCTGTTGGGATAGCGCATTCGGCGAGCGTCGCGTCGCCGCGCAGCAGCTCGTAGCTCGAACAGTCGCGCTGCGACTGCTTGATCCCGAGCCCGGTCGAGGCATTGCCCTGCGGGTCGAGGTCGATGATCAGCGTCCGCCAACCGGTTGCCGCCAGCGCGGTGGCGAGATTGATCGCGGTCGTCGTCTTGCCGACCCCGCCCTTCTGGTTCGCCACGGCAATGCGGATCATCGCTTTCCTCGCTGGTTTGCCGCGACATTTCCTTGCCCGACCAAAATCCGGCTTTCGGCGTCGGTGCGGCTTTGTTCCACGTGAAACAGACTCTGCCATGCTTCCGGTAACAACGCCAGTTCCTTAACCGCGTTTCGGCCTTTTGGCAGCAGCCAACGCGTCGATTCGGTGGAAAAACGCGCGGATAGGTCGATCAGTCGGCCGAGCGGTGCGAACGCGCGGGCGCTGATCGTTGCTGCGGGTAGCGTTTCGACCCGCTCGAGCGGTGCTTCAACGAC
The Sphingopyxis macrogoltabida genome window above contains:
- a CDS encoding ParA family protein — encoded protein: MIRIAVANQKGGVGKTTTAINLATALAATGWRTLIIDLDPQGNASTGLGIKQSQRDCSSYELLRGDATLAECAIPTAVPRLYIVPATVDLSGAEIELIEYGDRLHRLQQALSGAEAGQWDICLIDCPPSLGMLTLNALIAAESLIVPLQCEFFALEGLSQLLTTVERVHVRFNQKLSILGVALTMFDRRNRLTDQVSDDVREVLGPVVFETVIPRNVRLSEAPSHGLPALIYDHRCTGSAAYIALARELIDRLPNIRKAA
- a CDS encoding DUF4402 domain-containing protein; its protein translation is MKRALLGAAIAALAMNASAAQAATATGTAKAKILRQITLTNTSDLQFATIISGATASTVAVSTAGAATCGAGLTCTGTTTAANFNIAGTNGAVVLVGGDSSVTLNGSLGGTMSSTLSYSATSVTLGATGGSFQVGGTLSVGANQASGDYSGTFNVTANYQ
- a CDS encoding ParB/RepB/Spo0J family partition protein, whose protein sequence is MTDNNDEIERGAAPVRKRPSGLGRGLNALFGDAAVEAPVLASPGAAKPAPAAGDAVQHIAVGSIRPLPGQPRRHFDEAAIAELADSIGARGLLQPIIVRAAPDGQGYQLVAGERRWRAAQRAGLHQIPALVRELDDAATYEIALVENIQRQDLNAIEEATAYRRLIEDFGHSQEALAKLVGKSRSHVANLMRLLDLPKGVQDLVGDGSLAMGHARALIGATAAEEIARKVVKDGLSVRAVEALVRAEKGGGRKAPLEYKSIDGAGGRDPDIVAVERHLSELLGIGVAIQYAGDGKGALTLKFASLDQLDMICQRLSGESI